One genomic region from Cetobacterium sp. 8H encodes:
- a CDS encoding HD family hydrolase, which yields MERIQKQMEFLHEIDKVKDIFRQSLVVDGKREENDAEHSWHMAMVALTIKEYFIEEFDLEKSLKMILIHDLVEIYAGDTPAFGAERPDKKEEEIKAAKKLFSLLPKDQSKYFLELWLEFEECESSEAKYANVCDRYQGFMQNLTSDGHTWKKFNATMEKVLQRAEVLRLYVPELFEKYMLPKFKMYEARGIIK from the coding sequence ATGGAAAGAATTCAAAAACAGATGGAGTTTCTGCATGAAATTGATAAAGTAAAGGATATTTTTAGACAGTCTTTAGTAGTAGACGGAAAAAGAGAAGAAAATGATGCTGAACACAGTTGGCACATGGCTATGGTTGCCTTGACTATAAAAGAATATTTTATTGAGGAATTTGATTTAGAAAAATCTTTAAAAATGATTTTAATTCATGATTTAGTTGAAATATATGCAGGAGATACACCTGCTTTTGGAGCTGAAAGACCAGATAAGAAAGAAGAAGAAATAAAAGCTGCTAAAAAGTTATTCTCTCTCCTACCTAAAGATCAGAGTAAATACTTCTTAGAGTTATGGTTAGAATTTGAGGAATGTGAAAGTAGTGAAGCGAAGTATGCAAATGTTTGTGATAGATATCAAGGTTTTATGCAAAATTTAACTTCAGATGGACATACTTGGAAAAAATTTAATGCAACTATGGAAAAGGTTTTACAAAGAGCGGAAGTTTTAAGACTATATGTTCCAGAATTATTTGAAAAATATATGCTACCTAAATTTAAAATGTACGAAGCAAGAGGAATTATAAAATAA
- a CDS encoding HU family DNA-binding protein encodes MTKKEFIDLFAKTGDYTKKDAEKAVKLFLDLVEQKLVEGEPVSFIGWGKFEVVTRAARAVRNPQTGKKMKLKEKKVVKFRVGKTLEEKIV; translated from the coding sequence ATGACTAAAAAAGAGTTTATCGATTTATTTGCAAAAACAGGTGATTACACTAAAAAAGATGCAGAAAAAGCAGTGAAATTATTTTTGGATTTAGTTGAACAAAAATTAGTTGAAGGAGAACCAGTATCATTTATAGGATGGGGAAAATTTGAAGTTGTAACAAGAGCAGCTAGAGCTGTTAGAAATCCTCAAACAGGTAAAAAAATGAAACTAAAAGAGAAAAAAGTGGTAAAATTCAGAGTTGGAAAAACTTTGGAAGAGAAAATAGTATAA
- a CDS encoding FAD-dependent protein, producing the protein MKIIVNNINISIEKDQNLELKKEVVKRGVKEEYIQKIEYSKRSIDSRKKTDIKFVYNIEVTLNKDIDVTGLNVNLPKQIDEPIHKVKEGVKRVAVIGAGPAGLFAALRLCELGIKPIIYERGEKVDDRDKTIDNFIKFSILNPNSNIQFGEGGAGTYSDGKLNTRVKSGYMNTIFLELVANGAQEQILWDYKPHVGTDILKNVVKNLRNKIISLGGEFHFSTLMKDIIILDGKVKGIKIQNLLSPIQIEETELFEDVILAIGHSSRDTYRMLHKNGVFMESKPFAIGARIEHPRVDIDTMQYGKMVNHPNLEAATYSLTYNNKEEERGVFSFCMCPGGVIVNAASQDGGSLVNGMSYSQRDGRFSNSALVVGVKANEFGNDLFSGMEFQDELEKKTYNLVGNYGALYQNTLDFLKGKTTKRKIESSYEMEMKSYDLNGLFPKVISDNMKSAMGYWEKTQRNFISENANLIAPETRTSAPIKITRNEFGKSVNIEGLYPIGEGAGYAGGIISAAIDGLKVVDLAFTTIV; encoded by the coding sequence GTGAAAATTATTGTAAATAATATAAATATCTCCATTGAAAAAGATCAAAATCTTGAACTAAAAAAGGAAGTTGTGAAAAGAGGAGTAAAAGAAGAATATATTCAAAAAATAGAATATTCTAAAAGATCTATAGATAGCAGAAAAAAAACTGACATAAAATTTGTTTATAACATAGAAGTTACTCTAAATAAGGATATAGATGTGACCGGTCTCAACGTTAATTTACCAAAACAGATAGATGAACCTATACATAAAGTTAAAGAAGGAGTTAAAAGAGTTGCTGTAATAGGTGCAGGACCAGCAGGATTATTCGCAGCCCTTAGACTATGTGAGTTAGGAATAAAACCTATTATATATGAACGTGGAGAAAAAGTAGACGATAGAGATAAAACTATCGATAATTTTATAAAGTTTAGCATATTAAACCCTAACTCAAATATTCAATTTGGAGAGGGAGGAGCTGGAACATATTCAGATGGTAAACTTAATACAAGAGTAAAAAGCGGATATATGAATACAATTTTTTTAGAACTTGTAGCTAATGGAGCTCAAGAGCAAATTCTATGGGACTATAAACCACATGTAGGAACAGATATTCTAAAAAATGTGGTTAAAAATTTAAGAAATAAAATTATATCATTGGGTGGAGAATTTCACTTCAGCACACTAATGAAAGATATTATTATTTTAGATGGAAAAGTAAAAGGGATAAAAATTCAAAATCTTCTATCTCCTATACAAATAGAAGAAACAGAGCTTTTTGAAGATGTTATTTTAGCTATTGGACATTCTTCTAGAGACACCTATAGAATGCTACATAAAAATGGTGTTTTCATGGAAAGTAAGCCTTTTGCAATTGGAGCTAGAATAGAACATCCTAGAGTTGATATAGATACAATGCAATACGGAAAGATGGTTAATCACCCAAATTTAGAGGCGGCAACATATAGTCTAACATATAACAACAAAGAAGAGGAAAGGGGTGTATTTTCATTCTGTATGTGTCCTGGTGGAGTTATTGTCAATGCAGCATCGCAAGATGGAGGCTCTCTTGTTAACGGAATGAGTTATTCTCAAAGAGACGGACGTTTTTCAAACTCAGCTCTTGTTGTTGGAGTAAAAGCTAATGAATTTGGAAATGATCTTTTTTCTGGGATGGAATTTCAGGATGAATTAGAAAAGAAAACTTATAATTTAGTAGGAAATTATGGAGCACTTTATCAAAACACACTAGATTTCTTAAAAGGAAAAACAACAAAGAGAAAGATAGAGTCTAGTTATGAAATGGAAATGAAAAGCTATGATTTAAATGGTTTGTTTCCAAAAGTAATTTCAGATAATATGAAATCAGCAATGGGATATTGGGAAAAGACACAAAGAAACTTTATAAGTGAAAATGCAAATCTTATTGCACCAGAAACAAGAACTTCAGCACCTATCAAAATAACAAGAAATGAATTTGGGAAATCTGTTAACATTGAAGGATTATATCCGATAGGAGAGGGAGCAGGATATGCTGGTGGAATAATTAGTGCTGCTATAGATGGACTTAAAGTTGTAGATTTAGCATTTACTACAATTGTTTAA
- a CDS encoding radical SAM protein: MKISKKDALEWFEYLSSLSGDKTEVYKRFSPVIESTIRQIELSVNKKHEDMKNEISDLKTLKGRTYFVGDQQNFPKGCVSCLFGDGLGGIRKTHKCNLLCKFCYYHDNIDNQESIPDGMWEIGETLFYEDDIDLLLSIQKKPSGIAYVYLEPFLEIEKYYGIIKKLSDAGIYQHMYTNGSLCTRENLKKLGEAGLNELRFNLGAVKCSDQVIEYMAMAKEYIPMVGIETPMTPEFYEAFQEKKDKILKTGIDFMNCAELHFGEDNINNYVGERMYVARRGYISPLWSREITLKLMKQACDENWGMVVHDCSNHTKYSRELNKNSKQGQPFGATTYVSEFDRFLPHLFLATLEDENFKFIEEEELPEELKLENCQEEIEFLVVEEEDEMYDGFFDDEDEEDNE; this comes from the coding sequence ATGAAAATTTCAAAAAAAGATGCATTAGAATGGTTTGAATACCTATCTTCTCTTTCAGGAGATAAAACTGAAGTTTATAAAAGATTTAGTCCAGTAATTGAGTCTACAATTAGACAAATTGAGTTATCAGTAAATAAGAAACATGAAGATATGAAAAATGAGATAAGTGATTTAAAAACACTTAAAGGGAGAACATACTTTGTTGGAGATCAACAAAATTTTCCAAAAGGTTGTGTATCATGTCTGTTTGGTGACGGATTAGGTGGAATAAGAAAGACTCATAAATGTAATTTGCTATGCAAATTCTGTTATTATCATGATAATATAGATAATCAAGAAAGTATTCCAGATGGAATGTGGGAAATAGGAGAGACTCTATTTTATGAAGATGATATAGACCTATTATTATCAATACAGAAAAAACCTAGTGGAATTGCATATGTTTATTTAGAGCCATTTTTAGAAATTGAAAAATATTATGGAATTATAAAAAAATTAAGTGATGCTGGTATATATCAACATATGTATACAAATGGATCTCTATGCACAAGAGAGAATCTTAAAAAACTTGGAGAAGCTGGGTTAAATGAATTAAGATTTAATTTAGGTGCTGTAAAATGTAGTGATCAAGTAATCGAGTATATGGCTATGGCAAAAGAGTACATTCCGATGGTGGGAATAGAAACACCTATGACACCTGAATTTTATGAAGCTTTCCAAGAAAAAAAGGATAAAATTCTAAAGACAGGAATTGATTTTATGAATTGTGCTGAACTTCATTTTGGTGAAGATAATATTAACAACTACGTAGGAGAGAGAATGTATGTGGCTAGAAGAGGATATATTTCACCTCTATGGTCAAGAGAAATAACTCTTAAATTAATGAAACAAGCATGTGATGAAAACTGGGGAATGGTTGTACATGACTGTTCAAACCACACAAAATACTCAAGAGAATTAAATAAAAATTCGAAACAAGGGCAACCTTTTGGTGCAACAACATATGTAAGTGAATTTGACAGATTCTTACCTCACTTATTTTTGGCGACATTAGAAGATGAGAACTTTAAGTTTATAGAAGAAGAAGAGTTACCAGAAGAACTAAAATTAGAAAATTGCCAAGAAGAGATAGAATTTTTAGTTGTTGAAGAAGAGGATGAAATGTATGATGGATTCTTTGATGATGAGGATGAAGAAGATAACGAGTAA
- a CDS encoding SIMPL domain-containing protein: MRGKLSLSFLSIGVFIFLGLTSLGYLLGKSIIEMKKLDRVVSVKGLAEREEVADIVLWPIDFKVAGNELSELYSNLERDNTRIVDFLKENGIDSSEITVSAPIIEDKMLYQYDNNVAAFRYIATQTITVYSTKVNEVYKLTNKIGELIKENIALGNSSNQYGTTTEYIFTKLNELKPQMIESATKNAREVAEKFAKDSNSSLGKIKSANQGQFTITNRDQHNPQIKNIRVVSTVEYYLVD, encoded by the coding sequence ATGAGGGGTAAATTAAGTTTAAGTTTTTTATCTATTGGAGTTTTTATATTTTTAGGTTTGACTAGTCTAGGATATCTTTTAGGTAAAAGCATCATAGAGATGAAAAAACTAGACCGAGTTGTTAGTGTCAAAGGTTTGGCTGAAAGAGAAGAAGTTGCTGATATTGTATTATGGCCTATAGATTTCAAAGTAGCAGGAAATGAATTGAGTGAACTGTATTCTAACTTAGAAAGAGACAACACAAGAATCGTTGATTTTTTAAAAGAGAATGGAATAGACTCTAGTGAAATAACAGTTTCTGCTCCTATTATAGAAGACAAGATGCTTTATCAATATGATAATAATGTTGCAGCTTTTCGTTATATAGCAACTCAAACCATAACAGTTTATTCAACTAAAGTAAATGAAGTTTATAAACTAACTAATAAAATTGGTGAATTGATTAAAGAGAATATCGCTTTAGGTAATTCATCTAATCAATATGGAACAACAACAGAGTACATTTTTACTAAACTTAATGAATTAAAACCACAGATGATTGAATCTGCAACTAAAAATGCCAGAGAAGTCGCAGAGAAATTTGCTAAAGATTCAAATAGCTCTTTAGGGAAGATAAAAAGTGCCAACCAAGGGCAATTTACAATAACTAATAGGGATCAACATAACCCACAGATAAAAAATATAAGAGTAGTTAGTACTGTAGAGTATTATCTAGTTGACTAA
- a CDS encoding DJ-1 family glyoxalase III: MNNKVYVMLTNGFELIEAMAPVDILRRAGLDVFTVSTLENNLEVESAQKVKITADINISDINIGEGIMVIIPGGFPGYVNLRKDSKVIEIVETYLKNNKKFVGAICGGPTLLGLNNLIGDYKFTCHSSVKDEMNSENYIHQDVVIDKNLITSIGAGKSIEFGFALAEKLVSKETIEKVKIGMELL, encoded by the coding sequence ATGAATAATAAAGTTTATGTTATGCTAACTAATGGATTTGAATTAATTGAAGCAATGGCACCAGTAGACATTTTAAGAAGAGCAGGATTAGATGTTTTCACTGTCTCTACATTAGAGAACAACTTGGAAGTTGAATCTGCACAAAAAGTGAAGATAACAGCTGATATAAATATATCTGATATAAATATAGGAGAGGGAATTATGGTTATTATACCTGGTGGTTTCCCTGGTTATGTAAATTTAAGAAAAGATTCTAAAGTGATTGAAATTGTAGAGACTTATTTAAAAAATAATAAAAAATTTGTGGGTGCTATTTGTGGTGGTCCGACTTTATTAGGACTTAATAACTTAATTGGAGATTATAAATTTACATGTCACTCATCAGTTAAAGATGAAATGAACAGTGAAAACTATATTCATCAAGATGTTGTTATTGACAAAAATCTAATAACAAGTATTGGAGCTGGAAAATCAATAGAATTTGGTTTTGCTTTAGCAGAAAAATTAGTAAGCAAAGAAACAATAGAAAAAGTTAAAATTGGTATGGAACTATTATAG
- a CDS encoding epoxyqueuosine reductase QueH produces the protein MKVNYELEMQKELNQIGLNSGKKLLIHSCCAPCSCAILEYLRNYLTIDIFFYNPNITDKEEYAIRLKEQSTFNDCMNFEMDIIEGEYSPRKDFIEKIKGLEAEKEGGARCHKCYSIRMEATAKKASELGYDYFTTVLSISPLKNSQWINEIGIELEQKYGVKFLKGDFKKKSRYLRSVNLSKEHNLYRQDYCGCVYSKVERMEKENKND, from the coding sequence ATGAAAGTAAATTATGAATTAGAAATGCAAAAAGAATTAAATCAAATAGGATTAAATAGTGGAAAGAAATTATTGATACACTCTTGTTGTGCTCCATGTAGTTGTGCAATATTAGAATATTTAAGAAATTATTTAACAATTGATATATTTTTTTATAACCCAAATATAACTGATAAAGAAGAGTATGCAATTAGATTAAAAGAACAATCTACATTCAATGACTGTATGAATTTTGAAATGGATATTATCGAGGGTGAATATAGTCCTAGAAAAGATTTTATAGAAAAAATAAAAGGATTGGAAGCTGAAAAAGAGGGCGGTGCTAGATGCCATAAATGCTACAGCATAAGAATGGAGGCTACAGCTAAAAAAGCTAGCGAGTTAGGGTATGATTATTTTACAACAGTTTTAAGTATAAGTCCTTTAAAAAACTCTCAGTGGATAAATGAAATTGGTATTGAGTTAGAACAAAAATATGGTGTTAAATTTTTAAAAGGTGATTTTAAAAAGAAAAGTAGATATTTAAGAAGTGTAAATCTTTCAAAAGAGCACAACTTATATCGTCAAGATTATTGTGGATGTGTTTATTCAAAGGTGGAAAGAATGGAGAAAGAAAATAAAAATGACTAA
- a CDS encoding TIGR01212 family radical SAM protein (This family includes YhcC from E. coli K-12, an uncharacterized radical SAM protein.) produces the protein MTKNNNRRFYSLNDYFKDNFKSKIYKVSLDGGFTCPNRDGKISHGGCIFCSDSGSGEFTGNKLKSITEQIDEQLSFLKDKVKEEKVIAYFQNFTNTYGDVEYLRKIYYEALNHPRVIGIAIGTRPDCINEDVLELLAEINKNYLLWIELGLQTSDDEIAKLINRGYEYQVYKKTSKRLVEMNIKFVTHMIVGLPTEEREGILKTAKDIVESGAWGIKIHSLHIIRGTSMEKLYEKKPFYIFSLEEYVDIVVTILKSIPKDIVVHRVTGDGKKEEVVEPIWSLNKRKVLNEIEKELKRREI, from the coding sequence ATGACTAAAAATAACAATAGAAGATTCTACTCTTTAAATGATTACTTTAAAGATAATTTTAAAAGCAAAATATACAAAGTTTCCTTAGATGGTGGATTTACATGTCCTAATAGAGATGGAAAGATATCTCATGGTGGCTGTATATTTTGTAGTGATTCTGGAAGTGGAGAATTTACGGGAAATAAACTAAAAAGTATAACAGAGCAGATCGATGAACAGTTAAGCTTTTTAAAAGATAAAGTGAAAGAAGAGAAAGTTATTGCATATTTTCAAAACTTTACAAACACATATGGAGATGTGGAATACTTAAGGAAAATATATTATGAAGCTCTCAATCATCCAAGAGTGATTGGTATTGCGATAGGAACAAGACCCGATTGTATAAATGAGGACGTGCTAGAGTTATTAGCAGAAATAAATAAAAACTATCTGCTTTGGATAGAGCTTGGTCTTCAAACAAGTGATGATGAAATAGCTAAACTTATAAATAGAGGGTATGAATACCAAGTTTATAAAAAAACATCTAAAAGATTAGTTGAAATGAATATAAAATTTGTAACACATATGATTGTAGGTTTACCCACAGAGGAGAGGGAAGGTATCTTAAAAACAGCAAAAGATATAGTTGAATCTGGAGCCTGGGGTATAAAGATTCACTCCCTTCATATTATAAGAGGAACATCTATGGAAAAATTATATGAAAAAAAGCCATTTTATATTTTCTCTTTAGAAGAGTATGTTGATATAGTTGTAACTATTTTAAAAAGCATTCCGAAAGATATAGTTGTTCATAGAGTTACAGGTGATGGAAAAAAAGAGGAAGTCGTTGAACCTATCTGGAGCTTAAATAAAAGAAAAGTTTTAAATGAAATTGAAAAAGAATTAAAAAGAAGAGAGATATAA
- a CDS encoding MurR/RpiR family transcriptional regulator, which translates to MGGTLIKLKEFQEGFTKNEKKISKYLIENIEEIKMLNTYDLAMKCDVSQASVVRFAKKLGFKGFPEFKISLASDLAMKNNEKTIQIIYDEIKIGDTTDILAKKVVYENVKSVEDTYKVLNFDEIERAADAINSAKRIFILGAGFSGIVAKDFQYKLWELGKFVVFDTDQHIQLTNASTAEEGDVVFVISHSGKTLDIYQTLLEFKEKGAKVITLTKFASNPIKNIGDICLSTVVEKTNFRSTSLSSRMAQLTVIDILYVKLIQKDRKRADKYIGNAVKSIEKFKM; encoded by the coding sequence ATGGGTGGTACACTTATAAAATTGAAGGAGTTTCAAGAAGGATTTACAAAAAATGAAAAAAAAATATCCAAATATTTAATTGAAAACATAGAGGAAATAAAAATGCTAAACACATACGATTTAGCTATGAAATGTGATGTTAGCCAAGCTTCAGTTGTAAGATTTGCTAAAAAATTAGGATTTAAAGGATTTCCAGAATTTAAAATTTCATTAGCTAGTGATTTAGCTATGAAAAATAATGAAAAAACAATTCAGATTATATATGATGAAATAAAAATAGGTGATACAACTGATATTTTAGCTAAGAAAGTTGTTTATGAAAATGTTAAAAGTGTTGAAGATACTTATAAGGTCTTAAACTTTGATGAAATAGAAAGAGCTGCAGATGCAATTAATTCAGCAAAGAGAATATTTATTTTGGGAGCTGGATTTTCAGGAATTGTTGCAAAGGATTTTCAATATAAACTGTGGGAACTGGGGAAGTTTGTTGTATTTGATACAGATCAACATATTCAGTTAACAAATGCTTCGACAGCAGAAGAAGGAGATGTAGTTTTTGTAATATCTCATAGTGGAAAGACTCTAGATATATATCAAACATTATTGGAGTTTAAAGAAAAAGGAGCTAAGGTTATAACGTTGACTAAATTTGCTTCTAATCCTATAAAAAATATTGGAGATATATGCCTAAGCACAGTAGTGGAAAAAACTAATTTTAGATCTACATCGTTATCCTCAAGAATGGCACAATTAACTGTTATTGATATTCTTTATGTAAAATTAATTCAAAAGGATAGAAAAAGAGCAGATAAATATATAGGAAATGCTGTAAAAAGTATAGAAAAATTCAAAATGTAA
- the nagB gene encoding glucosamine-6-phosphate deaminase → MRVIITEKNIGDWAAVYVAKKILEVKPTAENPFVLGLPTGGTPLAMYKRLIQFYKDGILSFENVITFNMDEYVGLSPANDQSYHYYMYENFFKHIDIKEENINILNGLAIDYVKECEEYEAKIKSVGGIDLFLGGIGPDGHIAFNEPGSSLSSRTRDKELTMDTIIANARFFDGDIDRVPKLALTVGVGTILDAKEVLIMVNGHNKARALHHAVEQGVNHMWTVSALQLHPKGIIVSDEAACAELKVGTYRYFKDIEKQNLDTDLLINELYKNSK, encoded by the coding sequence GTGAGAGTAATAATAACTGAAAAAAATATTGGAGATTGGGCTGCTGTATATGTAGCTAAAAAAATATTAGAGGTTAAACCTACAGCAGAGAATCCCTTTGTTTTAGGATTACCTACTGGCGGAACACCTTTAGCTATGTACAAAAGGTTAATTCAATTTTATAAAGATGGAATATTATCATTTGAAAATGTGATTACATTCAATATGGATGAGTATGTAGGATTATCTCCAGCAAATGATCAAAGTTATCATTACTACATGTATGAAAACTTTTTTAAACATATAGATATAAAAGAAGAAAATATAAATATATTGAATGGCTTAGCTATTGATTATGTAAAAGAATGTGAAGAATATGAAGCTAAAATAAAGTCTGTTGGAGGAATTGATCTTTTTCTAGGAGGGATTGGGCCTGATGGACATATTGCTTTTAATGAACCAGGATCTTCTTTAAGTTCAAGAACTAGAGATAAAGAATTAACAATGGATACAATTATAGCTAATGCTAGATTCTTTGATGGAGACATCGATAGAGTTCCTAAGTTAGCATTAACTGTTGGAGTTGGAACTATTCTTGATGCAAAAGAAGTATTAATAATGGTAAATGGTCACAATAAAGCTAGAGCATTACATCATGCTGTTGAACAAGGAGTTAATCATATGTGGACAGTAAGTGCACTTCAATTACATCCTAAAGGAATAATTGTTTCAGATGAGGCTGCTTGTGCAGAATTAAAAGTTGGGACATATAGATATTTCAAAGATATAGAAAAACAAAATTTAGATACAGATTTATTAATAAATGAATTATATAAAAATTCTAAGTAG
- the nagA gene encoding N-acetylglucosamine-6-phosphate deacetylase, protein MKAIINGELFIGNKFYKGRVLIIKGERIVDILSETELDSIYPEIEKIDANNNYVTPGFIDLQLNGCGGVLFNDEISLNTLEIMHKTNLKYGCTSFTPTLITTSDENIEKALNLVKNIKNKGDYGVLGLHIEGPYISLTKKGIHNPKFIRKADEAMIDKIVEAGKENVTIVTLAPENTDKMIISKLNKAGINVAVGHSNATYEEVKEKEAFGISLSTHLYNGMSSFGHREPGVVGAVFDSDIKAGIIADGFHCHYSAIKSAIKIMGERLYLVTDAVAPVGTDMEYFYFEGNKVYYKDGKCFGEDGTLGGSALTMDAGVRNLVRYCDITLEEAIRMATLYPAKAVGIENEFGKLQPGHYADIVFLDKHLNLKKVIAKGQEV, encoded by the coding sequence GTGAAGGCTATTATTAATGGAGAATTATTTATAGGAAATAAATTTTATAAAGGAAGAGTTTTAATTATAAAAGGAGAGAGAATTGTTGATATTTTATCTGAGACAGAGTTAGACTCAATATATCCTGAGATTGAAAAAATTGATGCCAACAACAACTATGTAACTCCTGGATTTATAGATTTACAATTAAATGGTTGTGGTGGAGTTTTGTTTAATGATGAGATTTCTTTAAACACTTTAGAAATTATGCATAAAACAAATTTAAAATATGGATGTACTTCTTTTACTCCTACATTAATTACTACTAGTGATGAAAATATAGAAAAAGCTCTAAATCTTGTAAAAAATATAAAAAACAAAGGTGATTATGGAGTTTTAGGTTTACATATTGAAGGACCGTATATCTCTTTAACAAAGAAAGGGATACATAATCCTAAATTTATAAGAAAAGCTGATGAAGCTATGATAGATAAAATCGTTGAAGCGGGAAAAGAAAACGTTACAATAGTAACTTTAGCTCCTGAAAATACAGATAAAATGATAATTTCGAAACTAAACAAAGCTGGAATAAATGTAGCAGTAGGACATTCTAACGCTACATATGAAGAAGTGAAAGAAAAAGAAGCTTTTGGTATTTCTTTATCAACTCATTTATACAATGGGATGAGTTCTTTTGGACATAGAGAGCCTGGAGTTGTTGGAGCAGTATTTGATAGTGATATTAAAGCTGGAATAATTGCCGATGGATTCCATTGTCATTATTCAGCTATTAAATCTGCTATAAAAATTATGGGTGAAAGATTATATCTAGTTACTGATGCAGTTGCACCTGTAGGAACAGATATGGAATATTTTTATTTTGAAGGAAATAAAGTTTATTATAAAGACGGAAAGTGTTTTGGAGAGGATGGAACTTTAGGAGGTTCTGCTTTAACAATGGATGCTGGAGTTAGAAATTTAGTAAGATATTGTGATATAACTTTAGAAGAAGCTATAAGAATGGCAACACTTTACCCTGCTAAAGCTGTTGGGATTGAAAATGAATTTGGAAAGCTTCAACCAGGTCATTATGCAGATATAGTATTTTTAGATAAACATTTAAATTTAAAAAAAGTTATAGCCAAAGGTCAAGAGGTATAA
- a CDS encoding YeeE/YedE thiosulfate transporter family protein, translating to MKPSWIPKGLFLGFVFFVSILLVKPIGVSTQYSVTSGIIHSVIEKDIVVQKGKEYTSRIEYYNQDGIARSIANPYNFSMVFIAGVFIGGTLGRIFFLKNKYFIKENEKLEKDSISRMRLFIGGVILLYGARMAGGCTSGHMMSGVMQLSLSSIIFTVVLFPIAIFIAKKVGE from the coding sequence ATGAAACCATCGTGGATTCCAAAAGGACTCTTTTTAGGATTTGTGTTTTTTGTATCTATACTTCTAGTAAAACCAATTGGAGTTTCAACTCAGTATAGTGTTACTTCTGGAATTATTCATTCTGTCATTGAGAAAGATATAGTTGTACAAAAAGGAAAAGAATATACTAGTCGGATTGAATATTATAATCAAGATGGTATAGCAAGAAGTATTGCGAATCCATATAATTTTAGCATGGTTTTTATTGCGGGTGTTTTTATAGGAGGAACTCTTGGACGAATATTTTTTTTAAAAAATAAATATTTTATAAAAGAAAATGAAAAATTAGAAAAAGATTCTATATCAAGAATGAGACTTTTTATAGGTGGAGTAATTTTACTTTATGGAGCTAGAATGGCTGGCGGATGTACAAGCGGGCACATGATGAGTGGAGTTATGCAACTATCTCTAAGTAGTATTATTTTTACCGTAGTGTTATTTCCAATTGCAATTTTTATAGCTAAAAAGGTAGGTGAATAA
- a CDS encoding YeeE/YedE thiosulfate transporter family protein, with amino-acid sequence MKHLFVDNMPLLGILLGILFGFALYYAGATNRIFIINMLKLKNLTLMKIILLGIGFGMVLTYLGMIFKIIPMEHFSIKVMNLGVIFGAGILGVGFGIIGLCPGTAIASFGAGYLKAIYVILGGLVGSFLFTLSYPVLKSIGLFEEIFGGKTSLIFISEKYNFLYEGTPWIGVFVGVIIIVISLALPYNVETKKRW; translated from the coding sequence ATGAAACATTTATTTGTTGATAATATGCCTTTGCTAGGAATTTTGTTAGGAATACTTTTTGGATTTGCTCTTTATTATGCCGGAGCTACAAATAGAATATTTATTATAAATATGTTAAAGTTAAAAAATTTAACTCTTATGAAAATAATACTTTTAGGAATTGGATTTGGAATGGTTTTAACTTACCTTGGAATGATTTTTAAAATAATTCCAATGGAACATTTTAGTATAAAAGTTATGAATCTAGGTGTTATTTTTGGAGCTGGAATATTGGGAGTAGGATTTGGAATAATTGGCCTTTGTCCTGGAACAGCTATCGCAAGTTTTGGAGCTGGATATTTAAAAGCTATTTATGTAATTTTAGGTGGATTAGTAGGCTCTTTTCTTTTTACATTATCGTATCCTGTATTAAAATCTATCGGACTTTTTGAAGAAATATTTGGTGGAAAAACTTCCCTTATATTTATTTCTGAAAAATATAATTTTCTTTATGAAGGAACACCTTGGATTGGAGTTTTTGTAGGAGTAATTATAATTGTAATTTCACTGGCTTTGCCATATAATGTTGAAACAAAAAAGAGGTGGTAA